A window from Pseudomonas alloputida encodes these proteins:
- a CDS encoding MazG-like family protein, producing the protein MNLQELTQRLHQIRDTNDWRGFHSPKNLAMAASVEMAELVEIFQWLSEDESRQLPADKLAHAGQEIGDVVLYLLLLCSELGLDMDQVVRAKLADSERRFAR; encoded by the coding sequence ATGAACCTGCAAGAACTCACCCAACGCCTGCATCAGATCCGCGATACCAATGACTGGCGCGGCTTCCACAGCCCGAAGAACCTGGCCATGGCCGCCAGCGTCGAAATGGCCGAACTGGTAGAAATCTTCCAGTGGCTGAGCGAGGACGAATCGCGCCAGCTGCCTGCCGACAAACTCGCCCACGCCGGCCAGGAGATCGGTGACGTGGTGCTCTACCTGTTGCTGCTGTGCAGCGAACTGGGTCTGGACATGGACCAGGTGGTGCGTGCCAAGCTGGCCGACAGCGAGAGGCGCTTCGCCCGATGA
- a CDS encoding MaoC family dehydratase, with amino-acid sequence MSRQWHDLHNPAARASLYLRAASKRSISGERLPDDGLRCFIRVQPGNLGAYRRLCHFPDDGRLPGTYPHVMAFALQLQLMTADDFPFPLLGLVHLHNRIEVLRPLGAVEGLRFAVYTHNLQRHAKGGTFDLVTEAEDGIGLLWRETSRMLVRGLALEGEASEPADPEPDPLAEATRWYADSDIGRRYAKVCGDYNPIHLSAVSARLFGFPTAIAHGMWTKAMALAALRGHLPHSGYAFEVDFRKQVRLPSEVVLSASEAGPSGQLRLDGHGDVLHMVGRWESL; translated from the coding sequence ATGAGCCGACAATGGCACGACCTGCACAACCCTGCCGCCCGCGCCAGCCTGTACCTGCGCGCAGCCAGCAAACGCTCCATCAGCGGCGAACGGCTGCCGGACGATGGCCTGCGCTGTTTCATTCGGGTCCAGCCGGGCAATCTGGGTGCCTACCGAAGGCTTTGCCACTTTCCCGATGATGGCCGCCTGCCGGGGACCTATCCACATGTGATGGCGTTCGCCCTGCAATTGCAGCTGATGACGGCCGATGATTTCCCCTTCCCGCTGCTTGGCCTGGTACACCTGCACAACCGCATCGAAGTGCTGCGCCCGCTTGGTGCTGTCGAAGGACTGCGCTTTGCGGTGTACACGCACAACCTGCAGCGCCATGCCAAAGGTGGCACCTTCGACCTGGTCACCGAGGCTGAAGATGGTATCGGCCTGCTCTGGCGCGAAACCAGCCGCATGTTGGTGCGTGGCTTGGCCCTGGAAGGCGAGGCAAGTGAGCCCGCCGACCCTGAGCCTGATCCGTTGGCCGAGGCCACCCGCTGGTACGCCGACAGTGATATCGGCCGGCGTTATGCCAAGGTGTGCGGGGATTACAACCCTATCCATCTCAGTGCCGTCAGTGCGCGGTTGTTCGGCTTTCCCACGGCCATTGCCCATGGCATGTGGACCAAGGCCATGGCCTTGGCCGCGCTGCGCGGGCACTTGCCGCACAGTGGCTATGCCTTTGAGGTGGACTTCCGCAAGCAGGTGAGGTTGCCTTCGGAGGTGGTGCTCAGTGCCAGTGAAGCGGGCCCTTCGGGCCAACTGCGCCTGGACGGGCACGGGGACGTGCTGCATATGGTCGGCCGTTGGGAGAGCCTGTAG
- a CDS encoding acetyl-CoA C-acetyltransferase: MRSTRRVAILGGNRIPFARSNGAYATASNQAMLTAALEGLIERYRLHGLRLGEVVAGAVLKHSRDMNLTRECVLGSRLSPQTPAYDIQQACGTGLEAALLVANKIALGQIDCGIAGGVDSTSDAPIAVNEGLRHILLQANRGKSLGERLKPFLKLRPHHLKPELPRNSEPRTGLSMGEHCERMAHTWRVGRAEQDELALLSHQKLAAAYAEGWQDDLLTPFLSLARDNNLRPDLSLEQLARLKPAFDRSGQGTLTAGNSTPLTDGASLVLLGSEAWAQQQGLQVLAYLVDGETAAVDFVTGREGLLMAPVYAVPRLLARNGLTLQDFDYYEIHEAFAAQVLCTLKAWEDADYCRERLGLEAPLGAIDRSKLNVRGSSLAAGHPFAATGGRILANLAKLLATAGKGRGLISICAAGGQGVTVIVER; encoded by the coding sequence ATGCGTTCAACTCGCCGGGTCGCAATCCTGGGCGGCAACCGGATCCCTTTCGCCCGCTCCAATGGCGCCTACGCTACGGCCAGCAACCAGGCGATGCTCACGGCCGCGCTTGAAGGCTTGATCGAACGCTATCGCCTGCACGGGCTGCGGTTGGGCGAGGTGGTGGCCGGTGCCGTGCTCAAGCACTCGCGCGACATGAACCTGACCCGCGAGTGCGTCTTGGGTTCGCGCCTGTCACCGCAGACCCCGGCCTATGACATCCAGCAGGCCTGCGGTACCGGGCTGGAGGCTGCGCTGCTGGTAGCCAACAAGATTGCCCTGGGGCAGATCGACTGCGGTATTGCAGGCGGTGTCGATAGCACCTCCGATGCGCCGATCGCCGTCAACGAAGGCTTGCGCCATATATTGCTGCAGGCCAACCGTGGCAAAAGCCTTGGCGAACGGTTAAAGCCCTTCCTCAAGCTGCGGCCTCATCACCTGAAACCCGAGCTGCCACGCAATAGCGAGCCGCGTACGGGGTTGTCGATGGGCGAGCATTGCGAGCGCATGGCCCACACCTGGCGCGTTGGCCGCGCCGAGCAGGACGAATTGGCGCTGCTTAGCCACCAGAAGCTGGCCGCTGCCTATGCCGAGGGTTGGCAGGACGACCTGTTGACGCCGTTTCTTTCGCTGGCACGGGACAACAACCTGCGCCCCGACCTGAGTCTTGAACAGTTGGCCAGACTCAAACCAGCCTTTGACCGCAGCGGGCAGGGCACGTTGACGGCGGGTAATTCCACGCCGTTGACCGATGGTGCTTCGCTGGTGCTGTTGGGCAGCGAGGCGTGGGCGCAGCAGCAGGGGTTGCAGGTGCTTGCCTATCTGGTCGATGGCGAAACCGCTGCGGTGGATTTTGTCACGGGGCGCGAAGGGTTGTTGATGGCGCCGGTGTATGCCGTGCCGCGCTTGCTGGCACGCAATGGCCTGACGCTGCAGGACTTTGACTACTACGAAATCCACGAAGCCTTTGCGGCCCAGGTGCTGTGCACGCTCAAGGCCTGGGAAGATGCCGATTACTGCCGTGAACGGTTGGGCCTGGAGGCGCCGCTTGGCGCGATCGACCGCAGCAAACTCAATGTCAGGGGCAGTTCGCTGGCGGCCGGGCACCCGTTTGCGGCAACCGGTGGGCGGATATTGGCCAACCTGGCCAAGCTGTTGGCAACGGCGGGTAAGGGGCGCGGGCTGATTTCGATCTGTGCGGCAGGCGGGCAGGGGGTGACCGTTATCGTCGAGCGCTGA
- a CDS encoding methyltransferase domain-containing protein, whose translation MNDRHFDELATRFAEKIYGGAKGAIRLAVLQADLAEALPDRPLRILDIGAGLGHMALWLAERGHQLTLAEPAAPMLDGARARFAEAGQTATFIQAPWQDLLGQLTERYDLVLCHAVLEWLAEPESILPVLHQLTAPGGWLSLAFYNRDALVYRNLLKGHFRKLRSNRLEGEKQSLTPQKPLDPRELKAQLEPMWLVESESGVRVFHDYMPKEFQGKAELLDLLEMELAHRRHPTFAGLGRYLHWVCRPR comes from the coding sequence ATGAACGACCGTCATTTCGATGAGCTGGCCACCCGCTTTGCCGAAAAGATCTATGGCGGCGCCAAGGGTGCGATCCGCCTGGCCGTGCTGCAGGCCGACCTGGCCGAAGCGCTACCCGACCGCCCGCTACGCATCCTCGACATCGGCGCCGGGTTGGGCCACATGGCCTTGTGGCTGGCCGAGCGCGGCCACCAGCTGACCCTGGCCGAACCTGCGGCGCCCATGCTCGACGGCGCCAGGGCACGCTTTGCCGAAGCCGGCCAGACCGCGACTTTCATCCAGGCGCCCTGGCAAGACCTCCTCGGCCAACTGACCGAGCGCTACGACCTGGTGCTCTGCCACGCCGTGCTCGAATGGCTGGCCGAACCCGAGAGCATCCTGCCGGTGCTGCACCAGCTCACGGCCCCCGGCGGTTGGTTATCGCTGGCCTTCTACAACCGCGACGCCCTGGTCTATCGCAACCTGCTCAAGGGCCATTTCCGCAAGTTGCGCAGCAACCGGCTGGAAGGTGAAAAGCAGAGCCTGACCCCTCAGAAACCGCTTGATCCACGCGAACTCAAGGCGCAACTTGAGCCTATGTGGCTGGTTGAAAGCGAAAGCGGCGTGCGGGTGTTTCACGACTATATGCCCAAGGAATTCCAGGGCAAGGCCGAGCTGCTCGACCTGCTGGAAATGGAACTGGCCCACCGTCGCCACCCCACCTTCGCCGGGCTTGGCCGCTACCTGCACTGGGTTTGCCGCCCCCGCTAA
- a CDS encoding 3-oxoacyl-ACP reductase, which translates to MSDRYLGFANSNLGRRLVDALGLPRPAPLERWQAGRLRPVEGALVLGGGPLAKQVEAIAPRLTDEVYSFNADNLQAEAWVAGLGPKIKAVVFDASHLSDSDALKQLREFFQPLLRSLAPCAHVLVLGRAPEGLDDPLASVAQRALEGFSRSLAKELRNGATAQLLYVAPGAEDQLEGALRFFLSPKSAFISGQVLRLQGCTSQVEDWTRPLGGRRALVTGAARGIGAAIAETLARDGADVLLLDVPQASKDLDALAARLGGKALPLDICASDAATQLLAALPDGIDIVVHNAGITRDKTLVNMTPEYWDAVLAVNLKAPQVLTQALYDNGALGENARITLLASVSGIAGNRGQANYAASKAGLIGLAQAWAPRLAERGGSINAIAPGFIETHMTAAMPMGLREAGRRLSSLGQGGSPQDVAEAIAWLSQPGSGSVNGQVLRVCGQALMGA; encoded by the coding sequence ATGAGCGATCGCTACCTCGGTTTTGCCAACTCCAATCTCGGCCGCCGCCTCGTGGATGCCCTTGGCCTGCCACGCCCGGCGCCACTGGAGCGCTGGCAGGCTGGCCGCCTGCGGCCGGTGGAAGGTGCCCTGGTACTGGGTGGCGGGCCACTGGCGAAGCAGGTCGAAGCCATCGCCCCGCGCCTCACGGACGAGGTATACAGCTTCAATGCCGACAACCTGCAGGCTGAAGCCTGGGTGGCCGGCCTGGGGCCGAAAATCAAGGCCGTGGTATTCGATGCCAGTCACTTGTCCGACAGCGATGCACTGAAGCAGTTGCGTGAATTTTTCCAGCCGCTGTTACGCAGCCTGGCCCCATGCGCCCATGTACTGGTGCTGGGCCGTGCACCGGAAGGCCTCGACGACCCACTGGCCAGCGTTGCACAGCGTGCCCTTGAGGGCTTCAGCCGCTCACTGGCCAAGGAACTGCGCAATGGCGCTACTGCCCAGCTGCTGTATGTCGCCCCCGGTGCCGAAGATCAGCTGGAAGGCGCCCTGCGCTTCTTCCTCTCGCCAAAGAGTGCCTTCATCTCTGGCCAGGTACTGCGCCTGCAAGGCTGCACCAGCCAGGTGGAGGACTGGACCCGCCCACTAGGCGGCCGCCGTGCGCTGGTCACGGGGGCTGCTCGCGGTATCGGCGCCGCCATTGCGGAAACCTTGGCACGAGACGGCGCCGATGTGCTGCTGCTGGATGTACCGCAGGCCAGCAAGGACCTCGACGCCCTCGCTGCACGCCTCGGCGGCAAGGCACTGCCACTGGACATATGCGCGAGCGATGCGGCAACGCAACTGCTCGCGGCCCTGCCCGACGGCATCGATATCGTGGTGCACAACGCCGGTATCACCCGCGACAAGACGCTGGTCAACATGACGCCGGAATACTGGGACGCCGTGCTGGCCGTGAACCTCAAGGCACCGCAAGTGCTCACCCAGGCGTTGTATGACAACGGTGCGCTGGGGGAAAACGCGCGCATCACCCTGCTGGCCTCGGTCAGCGGCATTGCCGGCAACCGCGGGCAGGCCAACTATGCCGCGAGCAAGGCCGGGCTGATCGGTTTGGCCCAGGCCTGGGCGCCACGGCTCGCCGAGCGCGGTGGCAGCATCAACGCCATCGCTCCCGGTTTCATCGAAACCCACATGACTGCAGCCATGCCCATGGGCCTGCGCGAGGCGGGCCGGCGCCTGAGTTCACTGGGCCAGGGGGGGAGCCCGCAGGATGTCGCCGAAGCCATTGCGTGGCTCAGCCAGCCAGGCTCCGGGTCGGTCAACGGCCAGGTGCTGCGGGTGTGCGGCCAGGCACTGATGGGGGCTTGA